The Sediminispirochaeta smaragdinae DSM 11293 genome has a segment encoding these proteins:
- a CDS encoding helix-turn-helix transcriptional regulator: MYINFTCPPIPHLIVGGISVYRKGDKHERRSIHKTFDLMYVHKGCLYMDEAGKRFDIHEGEFLILAPERLHYGYQYCREDTVFYWVHLYTEGEYSYSNELLPYTATKMNKNKYYHRDTFMISLPQFGTIGHDRQDKMKGYLEKISLVKIDRYNQQKLFFDSISSQINYQILFMQILSIICEVSPSPVKNDIAEDIREYLEQAYADPFSLTQLSHRFSFHPLYITRCVKQKYGRTPLQLLVKIRMEEAKKLLRTTNLNVNIIGQKVGYADAAYFSKQFKKITGMTAKEYRTSKQDSSMV, translated from the coding sequence ATGTATATCAACTTTACATGCCCGCCCATACCACATTTGATTGTCGGTGGGATTTCTGTTTATAGGAAGGGAGATAAGCACGAGAGACGTTCTATTCATAAGACATTTGATTTAATGTATGTGCACAAAGGGTGTCTTTATATGGATGAGGCCGGAAAAAGATTCGACATCCATGAAGGAGAATTTCTGATTCTGGCACCGGAACGTCTGCATTATGGCTATCAGTACTGCAGAGAAGATACGGTGTTTTACTGGGTGCATTTGTATACGGAAGGAGAGTACTCATACAGTAATGAACTGCTTCCTTATACGGCTACAAAGATGAACAAAAACAAATACTACCATAGGGATACGTTCATGATATCGTTGCCGCAATTTGGGACAATAGGTCATGATCGTCAAGACAAAATGAAAGGTTACCTTGAGAAAATTTCTCTGGTTAAAATCGATAGGTATAATCAACAAAAATTGTTTTTTGACTCTATTTCTTCCCAAATCAATTATCAAATTCTGTTCATGCAGATTCTTTCTATAATCTGTGAAGTATCGCCTTCTCCCGTAAAGAACGATATAGCAGAAGATATTCGTGAATATCTGGAGCAAGCCTATGCTGATCCTTTTAGCCTTACCCAATTATCTCATAGGTTTTCATTCCATCCACTGTACATTACCCGCTGTGTAAAACAGAAATATGGGCGTACACCATTACAGCTACTGGTGAAGATACGGATGGAAGAAGCCAAGAAACTGCTTCGAACTACGAATCTCAATGTTAATATTATCGGGCAGAAAGTAGGCTACGCTGATGCTGCTTATTTCTCGAAACAATTCAAGAAAATTACAGGCATGACAGCGAAAGAATACAGAACAAGCAAACAGGATTCTTCCATGGTATAA
- a CDS encoding helix-turn-helix domain-containing protein encodes MHDIAKIILAIEYIEDHLTERLDLKSIASAIHVSPYHLHRTFTLATGMTIHDYLRRRRLTEAAKMLCRSDMPILEIALLSGYESQQAFSRIFTSLYKYPPNTFRKKKLFYPLQLRFDFKADFDMLNKKEVNTHLDIRFAQEADIPAWMDLVRLVVDGYPFLNEDEYIQVVKKNIDKKQALMVNAGNIVVGNMLLSYQSGSIDFLGVHPLFRKRTDLTMILLEKAIDALQNGRKEISITTYREGDKADTGYRKALQSFGFSESEFLVEFGYPTQKLLFHQKSS; translated from the coding sequence ATGCACGATATCGCAAAAATAATACTTGCAATAGAATATATTGAGGACCACCTAACCGAAAGGCTCGATTTGAAATCGATTGCCAGCGCAATTCATGTATCCCCATATCACCTTCATCGGACATTCACCCTGGCCACAGGAATGACTATTCATGACTACCTTAGGCGTCGTCGACTAACCGAAGCCGCAAAAATGCTTTGCCGCTCGGACATGCCAATCTTAGAGATCGCCCTTTTGTCCGGATACGAAAGCCAACAAGCCTTCAGCAGAATTTTTACATCACTGTATAAGTATCCTCCAAACACATTCAGAAAAAAGAAGCTCTTTTACCCCCTGCAGCTACGGTTCGATTTTAAAGCGGATTTCGATATGCTTAACAAAAAAGAAGTGAATACTCACCTGGATATTAGGTTTGCACAAGAGGCCGATATTCCGGCATGGATGGATCTTGTACGACTTGTAGTAGATGGATATCCCTTTCTTAATGAAGATGAATATATACAAGTAGTAAAGAAGAATATTGATAAGAAACAAGCATTAATGGTCAATGCCGGGAATATCGTTGTAGGCAACATGCTCCTTTCATATCAGTCGGGAAGCATCGACTTTTTAGGAGTACACCCGCTGTTCCGCAAGAGAACAGATCTTACGATGATACTTCTCGAGAAAGCAATAGATGCATTGCAAAACGGAAGAAAAGAAATCAGCATCACAACCTATCGAGAAGGAGACAAGGCAGATACTGGCTATAGGAAGGCCCTTCAAAGCTTCGGCTTTAGCGAATCGGAATTCCTGGTCGAGTTTGGGTACCCCACGCAAAAACTTTTATTTCATCAAAAATCTTCATAG
- a CDS encoding MATE family efflux transporter, whose translation MMVFSGLYTIVDTIFVSRLVNTDALSSINIVTPMINIIVGLGAMFATGASAIVARKQGEGKDIEARKDFTLIILTVLALGVIIALVGLFFLEPIIYALGANTVLLPYAKEYLSLLFVFAPANMLQVLFSIFLITAGNPGLGFILTLSAGLTNACFDFIFMGPLHMGIRGAALATSMGYLIQTTGGVIFFLRNKGKALHFVTPHIAIPVITESLSNGLSEMVGHLSSAVTTFLFNKTMMKLIGVDGVAAITIIIYSQFLLSTFYIGFSMGVAPIFSYNYGNQNHVHMKRIFKICISFILSVSVLVFSIAMIGGPYLAGIFTPKGSGVYSITKAGFLIVSFSFLFSGVNIFSSALFTALSNGKLSAIISFLRSLVLLSIGILLLPLFLGTEGLWLAIPFAEGTTFLVSILFIWKKKEIYHYI comes from the coding sequence ATGATGGTATTCTCCGGGCTCTACACCATCGTTGATACAATATTCGTATCACGCCTTGTGAACACCGATGCCCTCTCTTCTATCAATATCGTAACTCCGATGATTAATATCATCGTCGGTTTGGGAGCCATGTTTGCAACGGGTGCTAGTGCAATTGTGGCTCGCAAACAGGGAGAAGGGAAGGATATTGAAGCAAGGAAAGATTTTACTCTGATCATCCTTACAGTTTTGGCTCTTGGTGTGATTATCGCCCTTGTTGGTCTATTCTTTCTTGAACCGATCATATATGCTCTCGGAGCCAATACTGTGCTTCTTCCTTATGCCAAAGAATATCTCTCACTATTATTTGTCTTTGCACCGGCCAACATGCTGCAGGTTCTTTTTTCAATCTTTCTTATTACGGCCGGAAATCCCGGGCTCGGCTTTATCTTAACGCTGTCGGCGGGACTTACAAACGCATGCTTTGATTTCATTTTTATGGGCCCGCTGCACATGGGAATACGCGGCGCTGCATTAGCGACAAGTATGGGCTACCTCATCCAAACAACAGGCGGAGTGATTTTTTTCCTGCGCAATAAAGGCAAGGCTCTTCATTTTGTTACACCACATATCGCTATACCGGTAATCACCGAAAGCCTTTCCAATGGACTATCAGAAATGGTGGGTCATCTCTCTTCGGCCGTAACGACGTTTTTGTTTAACAAAACGATGATGAAGCTTATAGGAGTGGATGGGGTTGCCGCCATAACTATCATTATCTACTCCCAATTTTTACTTTCTACTTTCTATATCGGATTCTCCATGGGAGTCGCACCCATTTTCAGTTACAATTACGGAAATCAGAATCATGTACACATGAAACGGATATTTAAAATCTGTATCTCTTTTATACTTTCCGTATCCGTGCTTGTTTTTTCTATCGCCATGATCGGAGGGCCATATCTTGCAGGAATTTTCACGCCGAAAGGTTCCGGGGTCTATTCGATCACCAAAGCCGGCTTTCTGATTGTCTCTTTTTCCTTTCTCTTCAGTGGCGTGAACATCTTTTCTTCTGCTCTTTTTACAGCCCTCTCCAATGGAAAACTATCTGCGATCATTTCATTCCTAAGAAGTCTGGTCCTCCTTTCCATCGGGATTTTGCTATTGCCCCTCTTCCTTGGAACAGAAGGACTTTGGCTTGCAATTCCCTTCGCGGAAGGTACTACGTTTTTGGTTTCAATACTGTTTATATGGAAAAAGAAAGAGATATATCATTACATATAG